From Triticum urartu cultivar G1812 chromosome 2, Tu2.1, whole genome shotgun sequence, a single genomic window includes:
- the LOC125538884 gene encoding gamma-tubulin complex component 2 isoform X1: MDPAPATPRWNLERPYLTGRFHQVSPSSSQQYPTRPTSIAAPASHPPLVPWQEAKVSAASQAPGSKPFSLDSFSRGAGGGAGSVLGSYAVSVQELLVIDDLLSALVGIEGRYISIKRVRGKEGYVVFQIDSSMDLALQELTRRIFPLCEDFVLASQFVESRSHFKNGLVNHALAAALRAFLLDYQAMVAQLEHQFRLGRLSVQGLWFFCQRMMSSLNALAVLIEKAMSNNTSGSATLNLLHSQAKAMAGDSAVRSLLEKMTDCASAAYLRMLERWVYEGVIDDPYGEFFIAENKSLQKESLTQDYDAKYWQQRYSLKDGIPSFLNNVAATILTTGKYLNVMRECGHNVQVSLSENSKLTSFGSNHQYLECIKSAYDFASGELLTLMKDKYDLIGKLRSLKRYLLLDQGDFLVHFMDIAREELTKKPEDISVEKLQSLVDIALRSTAAASDPSHEDLTCCIERSSLLKKLTTLKDLDCAYSSDKLAAADVDQPMTLNITGLETFCLGYKIPWPLSLVISRKALTKYQLIFRLLFHCKHVSRQLCQAWQIQQGFRSVKILGTPILRSSILCRSMLKFVNSLLHYLTFEVLEPNWHSMHGRLQTARSIDEVIQIHDFFLQKCLKECLLLLPELLMKVEKLKALCLQYATSIQLLMPSIEVAAPESKSKSGSSRARAKRSQDRDEQLKLASENVVMSQSILKFESEFNAELQSLAPTLSKSSQAEPYLTHLAQCILGVGIDQ; the protein is encoded by the exons ATGGATCCCGCGCCGGCGACCCCTCGCTGGAACCTGGAGCGCCCCTACCTCACCGGACGCTTCCACCAGGTAAGCCCTTCCTCTTCCCAGCAATATCCAACCCGCCCCACCAGTATTGCTGCGCCGGCCTCACATCCTCCGCTCGTGCCCTGGCAGGAGGCGAAGGTGTCCGCGGCGTCGCAGGCGCCCGGATCCAAGCCTTTCTCTCTCGACTCCTTCAG CCGCGGTGCTGGCGGCGGCGCTGGGAGTGTCCTCGGATCGTACGCTGTTTCTGTGCAG GAGCTTTTAGTTATTGATGATTTGCTATCAGCTCTGGTGGGTATTGAGGGAAGATACATTTCGATTAAGAGAGTACGCGGAAAGGAGGGATATGTTGTCTTCCAGATTGATTCTTCAATGGACCTTGCACTCCAG GAGTTGACTCGCCGAATTTTCCCCTTATGTGAAGATTTTGTGCTAGCAAGCCAGTTTGTGGAGTCCAGGTCTCATTTCAAAAATGGTTTGGTCAACCATGCTCTAGCGGCTGCTCTAAGGGCATTCCTCCTG GATTATCAGGCAATGGTTGCTCAACTGGAGCATCAATTCCGTCTTGGAAGGCTCTCTGTTCAAGGATTATGGTTCTTTTGTCAA CGGATGATGAGTTCATTGAATGCACTGGCTGTTCTAATAGAGAAGGCAATGTCCAATAAtaccagtggttcggcgacacttAATCTACTTCATAGTCAG GCAAAGGCGATGGCTGGCGATAGTGCTGTTCGGTCATTACTGGAGAAGATGACCGATTGTGCAAGTGCAGCATACCTCAGGATGTTGGAAAG ATGGGTGTATGAGGGTGTCATAGATGACCCTTATGGTGAATTCTTCATTGCTGAAAACAAATCTCTGCAGAAG gAGAGTCTGACTCAAGATTATGATGCCAAATATTGGCAGCAACGGTACAGCCTAAAAGATGGCATCCCTAGTTTTCTCAATAATGTTGCTGCCACCATTCTGACAACAGGAAAGTATCTTAATGTTATGAGAGAATGTGGGCACAATGTTCAG GTTTCCCTGTCAGAAAACTCTAAGCTGACGAGCTTTGGTTCAAACCACCAATATCTTGAGTGCATCAAATCTGCTTATGATTTTGCAAGTGGTGAGCTCTTGACTCTAATGAAGGATAAG TATGATCTCATTGGGAAACTGCGATCATTGAAGCGCTATCTACTTCTTGACCAA GGTGATTTTTTGGTTCATTTTATGGATATTGCCCGAGAGGAGCTTACAAAGAAACCAGAAGATATATCCGTTGAAAAACTTCAG TCTCTTGTTGACATTGCGTTGCGAAGTACAGCAGCTGCTTCCGATCCAAGTCATGAAGATTTGACTTGTTGCATT GAAAGAAGTTCCCTGCTTAAAAAGCTGACAACCCTGAAAGACTTGGACTGTGCTTACTCTTCAGACAAGCTTGCTGCAGCTGATGTTGATCAGCCCATGACATTAAACATAACTGGCTTGGAAACGTTCTGCCTTGGCTACAAG ATTCCATGGCCACTATCTCTTGTAATTTCAAGGAAGGCTTTAACAAAGTATCAATTGATCTTTCGTCTATTGTTTCACTGCAAACATGTTAGTCGCCAATTGTGTCAAGCGTGGCAGATCCAACAA GGGTTCCGGTCTGTCAAGATTCTAGGAACACCAATTCTACGGTCATCGATTCTTTGTCGCAGCATGCTCAAGTTTGTAAACAGCCTTCTACATTATCTAACTTTTGAG GTTCTTGAACCAAACTGGCATTCAATGCATGGCCGCCTTCAAACTGCAAGGAGCATCGATGAG GTCATCCAGATACACGATTTCTTCCTCCAGAAGTGTCTAAAGGAATGCTTGCTGTTGTTGCCTGAGCTCCTCATG AAAGTTGAGAAGCTGAAAGCATTATGTCTCCAATACGCGACTTCCATCCAGCTCTTGATGCCGTCCATCGAGGTCGCTGCTCCTGAGAGCAAATCGAAATCTGGGTCGTCGAGAGCAAGAGCCAAGAGATCACAGGACAGAGACGAGCAACTGAAACTAGCATCCGAGAACGTCGTGATGTCGCAGTCAATCCT GAAATTCGAGTCGGAGTTCAACGCGGAGCTCCAGAGCCTCGCTCCTACGCTGAGCAAGAGCTCACAGGCCGAACCGTACCTGACCCATCTCGCGCAGTGCATTCTCGGCGTCGGAATCGACCAGTGA
- the LOC125538884 gene encoding gamma-tubulin complex component 2 isoform X2: protein MDPAPATPRWNLERPYLTGRFHQEAKVSAASQAPGSKPFSLDSFSRGAGGGAGSVLGSYAVSVQELLVIDDLLSALVGIEGRYISIKRVRGKEGYVVFQIDSSMDLALQELTRRIFPLCEDFVLASQFVESRSHFKNGLVNHALAAALRAFLLDYQAMVAQLEHQFRLGRLSVQGLWFFCQRMMSSLNALAVLIEKAMSNNTSGSATLNLLHSQAKAMAGDSAVRSLLEKMTDCASAAYLRMLERWVYEGVIDDPYGEFFIAENKSLQKESLTQDYDAKYWQQRYSLKDGIPSFLNNVAATILTTGKYLNVMRECGHNVQVSLSENSKLTSFGSNHQYLECIKSAYDFASGELLTLMKDKYDLIGKLRSLKRYLLLDQGDFLVHFMDIAREELTKKPEDISVEKLQSLVDIALRSTAAASDPSHEDLTCCIERSSLLKKLTTLKDLDCAYSSDKLAAADVDQPMTLNITGLETFCLGYKIPWPLSLVISRKALTKYQLIFRLLFHCKHVSRQLCQAWQIQQGFRSVKILGTPILRSSILCRSMLKFVNSLLHYLTFEVLEPNWHSMHGRLQTARSIDEVIQIHDFFLQKCLKECLLLLPELLMKVEKLKALCLQYATSIQLLMPSIEVAAPESKSKSGSSRARAKRSQDRDEQLKLASENVVMSQSILKFESEFNAELQSLAPTLSKSSQAEPYLTHLAQCILGVGIDQ, encoded by the exons ATGGATCCCGCGCCGGCGACCCCTCGCTGGAACCTGGAGCGCCCCTACCTCACCGGACGCTTCCACCAG GAGGCGAAGGTGTCCGCGGCGTCGCAGGCGCCCGGATCCAAGCCTTTCTCTCTCGACTCCTTCAG CCGCGGTGCTGGCGGCGGCGCTGGGAGTGTCCTCGGATCGTACGCTGTTTCTGTGCAG GAGCTTTTAGTTATTGATGATTTGCTATCAGCTCTGGTGGGTATTGAGGGAAGATACATTTCGATTAAGAGAGTACGCGGAAAGGAGGGATATGTTGTCTTCCAGATTGATTCTTCAATGGACCTTGCACTCCAG GAGTTGACTCGCCGAATTTTCCCCTTATGTGAAGATTTTGTGCTAGCAAGCCAGTTTGTGGAGTCCAGGTCTCATTTCAAAAATGGTTTGGTCAACCATGCTCTAGCGGCTGCTCTAAGGGCATTCCTCCTG GATTATCAGGCAATGGTTGCTCAACTGGAGCATCAATTCCGTCTTGGAAGGCTCTCTGTTCAAGGATTATGGTTCTTTTGTCAA CGGATGATGAGTTCATTGAATGCACTGGCTGTTCTAATAGAGAAGGCAATGTCCAATAAtaccagtggttcggcgacacttAATCTACTTCATAGTCAG GCAAAGGCGATGGCTGGCGATAGTGCTGTTCGGTCATTACTGGAGAAGATGACCGATTGTGCAAGTGCAGCATACCTCAGGATGTTGGAAAG ATGGGTGTATGAGGGTGTCATAGATGACCCTTATGGTGAATTCTTCATTGCTGAAAACAAATCTCTGCAGAAG gAGAGTCTGACTCAAGATTATGATGCCAAATATTGGCAGCAACGGTACAGCCTAAAAGATGGCATCCCTAGTTTTCTCAATAATGTTGCTGCCACCATTCTGACAACAGGAAAGTATCTTAATGTTATGAGAGAATGTGGGCACAATGTTCAG GTTTCCCTGTCAGAAAACTCTAAGCTGACGAGCTTTGGTTCAAACCACCAATATCTTGAGTGCATCAAATCTGCTTATGATTTTGCAAGTGGTGAGCTCTTGACTCTAATGAAGGATAAG TATGATCTCATTGGGAAACTGCGATCATTGAAGCGCTATCTACTTCTTGACCAA GGTGATTTTTTGGTTCATTTTATGGATATTGCCCGAGAGGAGCTTACAAAGAAACCAGAAGATATATCCGTTGAAAAACTTCAG TCTCTTGTTGACATTGCGTTGCGAAGTACAGCAGCTGCTTCCGATCCAAGTCATGAAGATTTGACTTGTTGCATT GAAAGAAGTTCCCTGCTTAAAAAGCTGACAACCCTGAAAGACTTGGACTGTGCTTACTCTTCAGACAAGCTTGCTGCAGCTGATGTTGATCAGCCCATGACATTAAACATAACTGGCTTGGAAACGTTCTGCCTTGGCTACAAG ATTCCATGGCCACTATCTCTTGTAATTTCAAGGAAGGCTTTAACAAAGTATCAATTGATCTTTCGTCTATTGTTTCACTGCAAACATGTTAGTCGCCAATTGTGTCAAGCGTGGCAGATCCAACAA GGGTTCCGGTCTGTCAAGATTCTAGGAACACCAATTCTACGGTCATCGATTCTTTGTCGCAGCATGCTCAAGTTTGTAAACAGCCTTCTACATTATCTAACTTTTGAG GTTCTTGAACCAAACTGGCATTCAATGCATGGCCGCCTTCAAACTGCAAGGAGCATCGATGAG GTCATCCAGATACACGATTTCTTCCTCCAGAAGTGTCTAAAGGAATGCTTGCTGTTGTTGCCTGAGCTCCTCATG AAAGTTGAGAAGCTGAAAGCATTATGTCTCCAATACGCGACTTCCATCCAGCTCTTGATGCCGTCCATCGAGGTCGCTGCTCCTGAGAGCAAATCGAAATCTGGGTCGTCGAGAGCAAGAGCCAAGAGATCACAGGACAGAGACGAGCAACTGAAACTAGCATCCGAGAACGTCGTGATGTCGCAGTCAATCCT GAAATTCGAGTCGGAGTTCAACGCGGAGCTCCAGAGCCTCGCTCCTACGCTGAGCAAGAGCTCACAGGCCGAACCGTACCTGACCCATCTCGCGCAGTGCATTCTCGGCGTCGGAATCGACCAGTGA
- the LOC125538885 gene encoding uncharacterized protein LOC125538885, which yields MAVGGRRAAAAGCGRWCLVILAVASALGVSGPALYWRYKKGFSSAAAAVSAPSCPPCTCDCPPPLSLQSIAPGLVNFSISACGTNDPERTKEMEKQFVDLLNEELKLQQVVAEEHIHHMNATLVEAKRQATLYQREAEKCNAATETCEEAREKSEGAISKERKLTALWERRARESGWQDSRAATAAR from the exons ATGGCAGTCGgagggcggcgcgcggcggcggcggggtgcgggCGGTGGTGCCTGGTGATCCTCGCCGTGGCCTCCGCGCTCGGCGTCTCCGGGCCCGCACTCTACTGGCGCTACAAGAAGGGCTTCTCCTCCGCCGCGGCCGCCGTCTCCGCCCCCTCCTGCCCGCCCTGcacctgcgactgcccgccgccGCTCTCCCTCCAGTCCATCGCGCCCG GGCTCGTGAACTTCTCAATTTCAG CTTGCGGCACAAATGACCCTGAGCGTACCAAGGAGATGGAGAAGCAGTTTGTTGATCTCCTCAACGAGGAACTCAAGCTGCAGCAGGTTGTAGCTGAGGAGCACATCCATCACATGAATGCCACACTTGTCGAAGCAAAAAGACAGGCTACCCTGTACCAGCGAGAGGCGGAGAAGTGTAACGCGGCCACAGAGACTTGTGAGGAAGCCAGGGAGAAGTCTGAGGGGGCAATCTCAAAGGAGAGGAAACTGACAGCACTGTGGGAACGCCGAGCTCGCGAATCGGGTTGGCAGGATTCTCGAGCCGCGACCGCCGCACGATAG
- the LOC125533675 gene encoding heavy metal-associated isoprenylated plant protein 20-like, with protein sequence MGEENAASANSVTVNVRVYMHCDACERSVRRTIKKIDGVETVEVDREENKVMVTGDFKAEKVLRKLKKKTGKEAEILPPDPEEENQEEEKQEPDDDAYAPYGYGRPAPDMDAVLGNEFQRPPRWDLHYFDDENTEACRIM encoded by the exons ATGGGAGAGGAGAATGCTGCATCCGCGAAT AGCGTCACGGTGAACGTGAGGGTATACATGCACTGCGACGCCTGCGAAAGATCGGTGCGCCGCACCATCAAGAAAATCGATG GCGTGGAGACGGTGGAGGTGGACAGGGAGGAGAACAAGGTGATGGTGACGGGGGATTTCAAGGCCGAGAAGGTGCTGAGGAAGCTCAAGAAGAAGACCGGGAAGGAGGCGGAGATTCTGCCTCCGGACCCAGAAGAAGAAAACCAGGAGGAAGAGAAGCAGGAGCCCGACGACGATGCTTACGCTCCTTACGGTTACGGCCGTCCGGCGCCGGACATGGACGCCGTTCTAGGCAACGAGTTCCAGAGGCCGCCGCGATGGGACCTCCATTATTTCGACGACGAGAACACGGAAGCGTGTAGGATCATGTAG